The Bactrocera dorsalis isolate Fly_Bdor chromosome 3, ASM2337382v1, whole genome shotgun sequence genomic interval tgattatttttatatttttcattggtTGAATTCTCGCAAAGTGagtaagttattaaaaaaattctaataaaaatatgtatatgatacattttacaaaatatatttttatatttattgccaAGGTCTAATTATTAAAACCAACCAACTATATTAGAATTTGATTTTagaatatttgcttaaaaaaaatttattaatcaattttatatatttttgaattgggTATAGTTTCCAAAattcacacaaaaaaaatacacataatataattattttttaacgttatttatttataaaaatattttttttaatgctttcgTTTTCAACACTGTAATTAAAATCAGTAAAgtggtttttaaaaataaaaagttgattaAAAACTGTAAATTGTTCCTAAAcgaattttcgaatattatctttgtgtttgttttaagcacatttaatttgtttagatTTTCAACAAacagtataattaattttttttaatttcgatattTAATGAGCTATCTCAATTAACATTGGccattcatttcatttcctcgatgaaaaattattgtataggatatttattttttattgtttatatatgtatattttacagctatataattatgtttgtttGCAAGTACAATATTAAAAGTGCATTATAAACTACATATAACTAAACTACGGTATAAATTGCCACTAAAGTGTCGTCTAAAATGAGCCGGAGTCAATGTCAATGagtcaaaataaatatgcgCCAAAGGTGGGATAGTATTTAGGGAATGTCTCACACCGATTAACTAAAATAGTATTCCTACGCAATACCAACAACGTTGTCGCATAATTTAGTCTTCTCCTACAAACATTGGCTTTCTTGAGCACTCCCACAAATGAGCGCCTAATGAGTGAGACCATTCGTATGACCATTCGCATTGCCATTGGCATAGTGACCGTTAGACGCTACAGCTGACACTTTGGCAGATTTGCCATTCAATTCAGTGGCACAGCCATTTGACACgcttttcaatttctttgttGGGGGCTCATTGGTAATCGACGCAAAATCGAAACGTTGCTCCAACATCATGTGTGAATTGGGTGGCAAACCAATGCAACCACGTAAGATATTCTCAATGGCCGAACGTTGGCGGAAAAGAGAGTTCACCACTTGTGTGCCACGTGGCACCAACGGTGCCTTGCATAGGTAGCTGAGCAGCGAGAGAACCGGTTTGAATGAGACCCAAAGTGCGTCTGCACGCTCATTGCTCTTGATCTGTATGCGTGAACATAGTTCACCGAGAATAACCAGGTCCAGTATAAGCGGTGTTGCAAGTAGTGAATCCTCACAGGTGTTATGTATGACGAGCGTATTATGACCGCCCATCATAATTTCCGAGGTGTATTCATCCATGGCACGCTTGCTATCGCCCACATAGGGTACAtatttgatgacgaccacgtgATCGGGATGCTCATTTGGTTTGTAAAGCACATCGTTGGATTCGACCATATCGTCGACCACGTTACTCTTGGAAATCTATAACAGAAGAGTTAAAAAGCAATATAacttttggcaaaaaaattaatattctcaACACTACACACACCTCCTTAGAGCGGAATTGCTGTGGCGCTGACAAGTTCTTGCCATCATTATTACCCAAATGGTTGTAGCTGACAATGGATACTGGCTTAATGCCGGCGCTCACCAAAAAGTCGACCAACACCGACTTTAGTTTAGTCTGCCCCGATTTGAAATCGTCGCCGGCAATGAAGACACTCTTATGTTCCGCCAATTCAACTAGACCAGGTACAAAAGTATTTTGCGGCGAGCCGTTTATATAGGTGCACTGCAAAAGCATAGAAATATtgcttaataaatattattgctaTAAGGAAAATGCTGCCACTTACACCCTCATCAATGCTGGCCATTGCAAAAATAGTAGATGGCGATATCTCTGCCTTATTCGCCTTCAACGATGCCTCCAACTCAGCTATGGTGGAATTCAGCCCTTCTTTTACATCACAGAAACGTTCCGTATTCGCAGTCCACAATACGAGTACCGTATCGACACCGGACTTTTGCTTAAAATCGCGTATATCACGACGCAACTGTTCGTACTGCTCAAATTTAGTACCCTTAATTAGATTATCGGCGCGTTCCGATTGATTAGCCGCAATAAAATCTGGATCGTAAATTGATGGACGTGGCTGGAGCGTTGACAAATGCTTGTAAAGTTGATCTTGCAGCTCAACATCCAATACCTGCGCACGTTGCATAGCATCGCCAATATTCGCCGAACTAATGTCCCAACCATCAACGACAATATCATCGGGATTAACCATGGGTACGAGATCCTTCATCGGTAAATGCACATCCTTGCCATCTTCATCGGAGCCAATTAGTACAGTAGATGCCTGTGTAATGGAACCAAACCAATTGGCCTTTTGAATGCCAGTACGTTTACGCCATTGCAATTGACGACGATTAGCCTCCAAGGCAGCTGTTAGTGTGGAACCATTATTGCCACCCCAACCGACGAGCATTAAACCCAATTTCGGCACACGCCGGTCGGTGCGGATCTTCAGTGCAGCTGACTCAGGGTGCACCTGTAATGATATCAAAAGAGAATTTATAgggatttaaaataaaaaattttcagtttttacagAGATTGTATACTTGGGacataatttcattattttagtaattaaaggtccttataaattgcaaaaaaaaaaaaaaacaagtaaggaagggctaagttcgggtgaaaccgaatattttatactcttgcaacttacaagaatcaaagccagggaaatactttaaggtgcaaAAGTTTCAGCCGGATGTCCGAAAATcatgatattagttatataggggctaggccaagttttagctcaaatttatctattttaggcacaaagatacactgttatgagtaaaacaagcTCTTACAGAAGCAGGAAGAAAGAAATAAGTATAACTGAATTATAGTTGAATGTTATATGGTATGGAAATAAGCCGGCAATATAATAGCCCTGACGCTAATacatatgcattagcgggctaacttaatttacatttacttgcgcATTTGAGGATTAcgatccttttttttacaaatgtatttctgggaaaaataagataataagaaaaggagaaagatccctttttttacaaaatgtctgggaaaaataagaattcatatttttggactgctatataataattgtggcataaattttatataccaattaaaataataaatttaatatgagcaatgatattttgatttatgcctgtataagtttattaaatttaagacttcgctcattcccaacccaatttgcataatttttctgtaaattaacaatattgaactaaatattaattttttgaaaaaatgttattttgaaaatgtattttatttttataatataactcaagcgtcttaatactcgctcttctaaattttatattaccgaaatgaaaatgccgtcggcatatgtgcaaatgggatatgttgcctcttcgaaattttcatagaaatgaaaactgcgctatcaaactgctgaagtgacagcttattggttacaatatatggcaaactaATTAGTATTCCATATATCGTAAGCaataagcaatatggagtctccacaggcaataggcacggcaatacagttagtaagacatagattttatcctgccGAGATGCTCCGTTACAGCATCAGCGGTAAGCAGTTTTATCTTggtaattaaattatgtgcaagtatattaacaaaaacaaattttaatatttctagatggcagaaaataaacaacgcacagtttgctatccatttttccaatattcttaactttttcgcacactttcccgcattacaatcaattattgcttttaatttcactctattatcttttaacgtagttaataataaatgaatttttttgttaaatttatattgattttccaaaaatttctattaataatttatcttatccatttttatttcactttttttaataaataaacaaatttcattatcagctgtctaaatgcacaagtctgtcgtctgtcaccataaaatttcaatgcgcattagcattacttaaggcgcattaattttacTCGTCTGTCAGCGCTATAAGTCCACAGAGTGCCAATTGTGCGAGAaccaattttcaaatgtttactTTTGCAGAATGTATTGTatgatttcaaacaaaaaatccgtATCTCTCATGTATTAAACTGAATTTTATAGCAGGTTtgctaatattttattacatacttacatacatatgtacatactgagAGGAAAAGCGATAAATCCAAAGAGAAACATAAATTATTCTAGATCACGGAGCGCAAACCGAAAACAAACGAATATTTACTTCTACTACACCGTAgctatactacatacatatgtatgtaccctgCGTTTTTATAGcaactacatacttatatgaacTACTAAATCTGAAAACGTAACGGTTTGCATCTAACGGAAAACGTTTTACTAGTCCTAGTCACGttgttggaaataaaaaaaacttcatgCCAAATTAAAGTCAGATCTATAGCTTGAATTTGATCTGTCAGTTTGAATTGGAGCTACAATCTAAAGTAACGTAACGGTTTGCATCTAACAGAAAGCGTTTTACTAGTTCTAGTCACGTCGCTGGAAATAAAAAACTTCATGCTAAATTAAGGTTATTAACAGATCTTTATCTTGACTTCGATCTGTCGGTTTGAATTGCTGCGACAGTCTAAAGTGGTCCGacctgaacaatatgttcggaggTTGTAGCTTTGTGTTAGAGAataatccatgctaaatttcgaaaagatattttgtcaaataaaaaggtttttcgAGAAAAACAGAGGTTAATTCTGATCGATGTTGATATTGGCAGATAAGATCCTGAAATAATTTGGAGAAATGCCGGATTGGCCGGATTGGCCAGAtctgatcgatcagtttataaGGCAGTTACAGTGCGCAAATTTTGGTTAGCCGCACATGCTTTTTGGTAGTTTAACATAAGAGTTATTGTCAAAAATAACTGAATTTAGaatatttccaatatttctttattagggaaaagaaagagaaaatatttttacatttcaaatgtattacagaaacaaaaaagttaaaatattgaaaatacaatTTAACTACTACTAGCCGCATTATATTACTAGTACTTAGCCGCATTACAAAAATTAGATAATTAGGAGGTTTTCACAAAAGTTTTCCGCTCTTAATATGAAGTTGCACCCCCATTCTTATTAATTACTTGGAAAATTCAGGTCCAACTCATATGCTTCTTCGCAAATTTAAGTCTGACTACTTTATGGACATgcataatttgtgttttttaattgctttttccACTTTATGTTTCTGTCTGTAGCTAAAATCTTCTGAACAGTTCTTTTTCCAGTTGGAAGATTTAATTTTGCTACTATTTTAGGGGCACTGAACCGATTAAATTTTAAGCTTCTTCTTTAATAATGTGAACTAGCCCGCGAGTTATCTTGgtatttcttcttaatttttttattggataTGCCATATTTATCTTCTAATCTCAAAAAACTTCTCACGGCTTTCTCTGACCTTTTTATTCGCCTGTTGATTGCTCTGTTAGAAAGAccattttccttaaaaatttcaatttggacCTTTTCAACATCCtctgaaaacttttttctagcCATTTCAATCACGTGGTTGTAATCTGAATATAATCACATTAAATAAGCGTAAATGTTaacaaaacttcaaaaaaattattaaaaacacagAGAAATTACCACAAAAACGATGAAAATAAGACTGCAGTTGTCAGAAAGTATTCACATTTTGCTATTTTAGTACCGATATGCTCTAGTTTTTGTATTCATGCTAactttctacatacatatgtatataaccgaGCAAATAttgttcacaaaaacaaaaaaattaaaactgtcGCGGGCATAGTTATGTTCTCTAAAATTTAAGAGCGCGGCTAACCAAAATTCGGGCACTGTATAACCTGTAATCGTTCAATATCgatgattccgacaaatgagatTTCACATTGATATCTGAAAAATTGAGCGACTAGTTCGCACATAAAAAGACCAACAGATTGACAAATGGACCTGTTCAAATCGACTCAGCTAGTCACTCAAATCATTaatatacgaatatatgtacatatacgtatactTGGTAGAATATGAGGCGTTTACTTTTGGGTGTTACGCACcttatataccctgttcagggcatAAAAAGAAGTTATTCATATCGCGCCTTAAATCGTGCAACCTGATTAATATCTCGACTCCAATCGTTCTTATGTGTAACGGAACGTGTGCCAAACACATAAAAGAAGCAGCTCATtcgtcggaactgccgatattggaccactataacatatagctgccatacaaactgaacgatcggaatgaagttcttgtatagaaaactttcacatttgtcactgtatcttcacaaaagttggcacgggttattttctaaagcaacaatgtaatctccgaagaaagcatatagcatatacatagctccatatagctcccatacaaactgaatgattggaatctagtgctggtataaaaaactttgacatttgacagaatctattcacgaaatttggtatagattat includes:
- the LOC105222319 gene encoding inositol-3-phosphate synthase, which produces MKVDTATLEVISPKVQISENYIETDYEYQTSHVKRSANGKIQVHPESAALKIRTDRRVPKLGLMLVGWGGNNGSTLTAALEANRRQLQWRKRTGIQKANWFGSITQASTVLIGSDEDGKDVHLPMKDLVPMVNPDDIVVDGWDISSANIGDAMQRAQVLDVELQDQLYKHLSTLQPRPSIYDPDFIAANQSERADNLIKGTKFEQYEQLRRDIRDFKQKSGVDTVLVLWTANTERFCDVKEGLNSTIAELEASLKANKAEISPSTIFAMASIDEGCTYINGSPQNTFVPGLVELAEHKSVFIAGDDFKSGQTKLKSVLVDFLVSAGIKPVSIVSYNHLGNNDGKNLSAPQQFRSKEISKSNVVDDMVESNDVLYKPNEHPDHVVVIKYVPYVGDSKRAMDEYTSEIMMGGHNTLVIHNTCEDSLLATPLILDLVILGELCSRIQIKSNERADALWVSFKPVLSLLSYLCKAPLVPRGTQVVNSLFRQRSAIENILRGCIGLPPNSHMMLEQRFDFASITNEPPTKKLKSVSNGCATELNGKSAKVSAVASNGHYANGNANGHTNGLTH